Below is a genomic region from Sorghum bicolor cultivar BTx623 chromosome 9, Sorghum_bicolor_NCBIv3, whole genome shotgun sequence.
GCTACGCTATGCACAagcaaagaagaagcaagccaaccaaatcaatcaatcattttagaagcaagccaagcacaactACACAAAGTGCACAAGCAGCTCGGTAGTAGGGTGAGTGAGTGGTCATGGATCCTTGAGTAGCTCCATGACCCAGTCCCTGATCCTGAGGAAGCATTTCATGGACAACCTCTCGTACACCATCTCGTACATCCGGAGGTTCATGTAGGCGAAGCTCATGTAGGTGCGGATGCATTCTTGGTGCCTGTGGTACAGCGCCGGGATGGTCAGAGCAGCCACGATGCCTGCTTTTGacggaggagaggagaggagagcagAACATTCCCGGTGAATACAGACAGGGAAATCTGTACTTGTAGTAGTAGATAGTAATACTAatactaataataataataataataataataataagatgGGTGAAGCAAGCAAGACAAGGCACTGACTTGCGTAGCAGGCGGTTGGGAAATCTGTGAGGCTGCCGACGATGGAGACGCTCCACAGGCAGAGGAAGGCTCGGTAGAAGAGCAGCGAGTCCCTGCCCAGCGCGATGTCCCGGAAGGCATCCAAGGCGGCGTCGAGAGCAGAGCGCAGCAGCGCCGCCGCATCGTCCACGGCCTGCTGCGGAACACGCAGCTCCGGCACGGGAGGCTGCGGCCTGTTGAGGAGGCGCGCTGCCTTGGCCCACAGGAAGAGCACggtgaggagcaggaggagcacGCTGGAGGCGAGGGACAGCAAGGTGTAGCCGCGGACCAGGCCGCCGTAGAAGAGCAGCCAGGAGGAGACGGTGGCCGCCAGCAGGCAGGCGCTCACGTCGGCGCGGCCCCGGCGCCACAGCAGCACGTCCCAGACTGCATGCAGCAGCAATCCGATTCAGATAATCCAATCCCGGGCAATCATCAGTATTAATTGGGCTGAGAGTGAGAGAAAGGGGGCGAGAGAGAGTACCGAATCCGCCGGCGGCACATGtcccggcgccgccgccaacgCCAACACCAGCGGTGGCGATTCGAGCATCCATCATGTAAGGTAAGGTAAGGTAAGGTAAGGTAAGGTAAGGTAAGGGAGCCAAGCAGGCAACCAAGCAGCGACGACGGTCGACGGTGGTGGTGGATCGGATGAGAGGAATCCAGCCAAACTGGATGGGATGGAGGCTGCCGATGCAATGGAAATGGAATGGAATTTCGACCAAAGCAAAGCAGCAACCAAGAACCAATCCCAATCAAATCAAACAGAGACGGAAGAGAAATCCATGGCTGATGGCTGATTTCCTGCTCCTGCTTCCCCCTCCCTCCAGAACGGAACCAAACCTGCTTTCTTTACTTTCCCAACCAACAAAACAGACGGCTGGAATGATGAGCTGGAATTGACGTGGCGTGGGTCCCACTACCACCAGTCCACTAACAGGCACAGGCACCGGCCTCCCCCACCCCAATCATCCACCACCCTTTTCTTTGCGTGCTGTGTTTTCTTCCACTTCCAGCAAGAACCACTCGGCAAGGTTGATTTAAGTTAGGATTCCAGAGACAATTATCTTTTATGATACTATGGGGCTGTTTGGGACTGTTTCacaaactctgctccacaaactccactgtagagcagctccacaaaaaactggagtttatGCCACCAtttttcctcgaactgagtgcatggagctgaaactgtttggctaaaaaaacGTAGAGtggagctgaaaaacgtggagcagagcagtcccaaacaccccctatgtTTCTTTCATATCGTAAATGGTAATCAACTTTTCTATAAATAAGATCAAACCCGAGGTagacctaaggccttgtttagatccaaaaagtttttggattttgatactgtagcactttcgtttttttttgacaaatattgtctaattatggagtaactaggcttaaaagattcgtctcgcgatttacatgtaaactatgcaattagtttttattttcatctacatttaatgttccatgcatatg
It encodes:
- the LOC8066573 gene encoding reticulon-like protein B12 isoform X2, with protein sequence MMDARIATAGVGVGGGAGTCAAGGFVWDVLLWRRGRADVSACLLAATVSSWLLFYGGLVRGYTLLSLASSVLLLLLTVLFLWAKAARLLNRPQPPVPELRVPQQAVDDAAALLRSALDAALDAFRDIALGRDSLLFYRAFLCLWSVSIVGSLTDFPTACYASIVAALTIPALYHRHQECIRTYMSFAYMNLRMYEMVYERLSMKCFLRIRDWVMELLKDP
- the LOC8066573 gene encoding reticulon-like protein B12 isoform X1 is translated as MMDARIATAGVGVGGGAGTCAAGGFVWDVLLWRRGRADVSACLLAATVSSWLLFYGGLVRGYTLLSLASSVLLLLLTVLFLWAKAARLLNRPQPPVPELRVPQQAVDDAAALLRSALDAALDAFRDIALGRDSLLFYRAFLCLWSVSIVGSLTDFPTACYATGIVAALTIPALYHRHQECIRTYMSFAYMNLRMYEMVYERLSMKCFLRIRDWVMELLKDP